One region of Purpureocillium takamizusanense chromosome 4, complete sequence genomic DNA includes:
- a CDS encoding Amidase (COG:I~COG:J~COG:T~EggNog:ENOG503NXID): MLGTNDQSAKWRSCFFTRHKTTSTQVFFPQLATPWAFTRTRVPRNIFHPPLLIMDSWQDIASACQELVLDAIPCRWRLSEKPESSVKDVRDVPATCGLMTEKQLAITEQETTQLVSHLHDGRLTSVEVTEAFCARAAIAHQCVSGCGSNDSRLTRAPDQVNCLTGFFYDEAIARASELDATLRDTGKPVGPLHGLPIAIKDTFEWEGKAGTFGLMAWRDKKGKRDASIIKLLKAAGAVLFAKTAMPQTGMLLETVSNLWGRTKNPYNRDFSAGGSSGGDGALVAMHGSPFCPSTDIGGSIRAPATFNGLYGIRPTSERIPRSGLLTVVYGQISIKVSCGPTCHSMGDVKLVTKLLLTHRDYIGVDPTAAPVAWQDKVEVQDSLVFGVLRTDGCVTPQPPVARALDELVKSVKAAGHRVVEIEPPFDLWEASQVTWKLYFQTGAKEVREIIASSGEPVLPNFTWYLNTFNIKALTVPELFQLNVTQAAYKVQFAQAWANTKAITGSGRPIDGLLCPCAPSAGFSHDFPVWWGYYSIWNLLDYPSVIMPLKGFRIDPILDVKDGNYIPKENVFDKMNWEAYDPELWKNQPVCVQIVKPPYQDEELIAVAECIDKIYNASSP; encoded by the exons ATGCTCGGCACAAATGACCAGAGTGCAAAGTGGCGAAGTTGTTTTTTCACCCGCCACAAGACTACGTCGACACAGGTCTTTTTCCCACAGCTCGCCACTCCCTGGGCCTTCACACGCACCCGCGTTCCTCGAAACATCTTCCACCCACCACTGCTCATCATGGATTCGTGGCAGGATATTGCGTCGGCATGCCAGGAACTAGTCCTGGATGCCATTCCATGCCGCTGGCGACTTTCTGAGAAACCAGAATCATCTGTGAAAGACGTTCGAGACGTTCCCGCGACGTGTGGGCTGATGACGGAGAAGCAGTTGGCCATCACAGAGCAGGAAACCACACAGCTCGTGTCGCACCTACATGACGGTCGTCTCACATCCGTAGAAGTTACCGAGGCATTTTGCGCGCGAGCGGCCATTGCGCACCAATGCGTAAGTGGCTGTGGAAGCAACGATTCTCGACTAACTAGAGCGCCCGATCAGGTAAATTGCCTTACGGGGTTCTTCTACGACGAAGCCATCGCACGAGCCTCAGAACTCGACGCAACCTTGAGAGACACTGGTAAGCCAGTCGGGCCGCTCCATGGGCTGCCCATTGCCATAAAG GACACCTTTGAGTGGGAAGGTAAGGCGGGCACGTTCGGGCTGATGGCCTGGAGGGATAAGAAGGGCAAGCGCGATGCTTCAATTATAAAGCTTCTCAAAGCTGCGGGAG CGGTTCTTTTCGCGAAAACAGCCATGCCACAAACCGGAATGCTCCTCGAAACAGTCAGTAACCTTTGGGGTCGAACCAAGAATCCGTACAATCGCGACTTTTCCGCAGGTGGCTCATCGGGGGGGGATGGTGCCCTCGTGGCCATGCATGGATCTCCTTTCTGCCCGTCGACCGACATTGGTGGAAGTATACGAGCTCCAGCGACCTTCAACGGTCTTTATGGAATACGGCCAACTTCTGAACGAATACCAAGATCTGGACTACTTACCGTCGTTTACGGACAGATCTCGATCAAGGTCTCTTGTGGGCCAACTTGCCACAGCATGGGAGATGTGAAGTTGGTCACAAAGTTGTTACTGACGCATAGAGACTACATCGGCGTTGACCCGACGGCGGCCCCTGTCGCCTGGCAAGACAAAGTCGAGGTACAAGACAGCTTGGTGTTTGGTGTTCTTCGAACGGACGGTTGTGTTACGCCTCAGCCTCCAGTTGCGCGCGCATTGGATGAGCTTGTGAAGAGTGTAAAGGCTGCTGGTCATCGAG TAGTCGAGATTGAGCCTCCTTTTGACTTGTGGGAGGCATCCCAGGTTACG TGGAAGCTCTACTTCCAAACGGGCGCAAAGGAGGTCCGCGAGATAATTGCATCATCTGGCGAGCCCGTCCTCCCGAATTTCACATGGTATTTGAACACATTCAATATTAAAGCGCTCACTGTGCCGGAGCTATTTCAG CTCAACGTAACACAAGCGGCATACAAAGTTCAGTTCGCTCAGGCCTGGGCCAACACCAAGGCTATCACCGGTTCAGGACGCCCCATTGATGGGCTACTATGTCCATGCGCCCCTTCTGCTGGTTTCTCTCACGACTTTCCGGTCTGGTGGGGGTACTATTCCATTTGGAACCTCTTGGATTACCCAAGTGTTATCATGCCACTGAAAGGGTTCCGAATTGACCCAATTCTTGATGTCAAAGATGGGAATTACATCCCCAAAGAAAATGTGTTTGACAAGATGAACTGGGAAGCCT ACGATCCTGAGCTCTGGAAAAACCAGCCGGTCTGTGTACAAATTGTCAAGCCACCTTATCAAGATGAAGAGTTGATAGCAGTGGCCGAGTGCATCGACAAGATATACAACGCCTCTTCACCGTAG
- a CDS encoding uncharacterized protein (EggNog:ENOG503P01G~COG:K), translating into MNAVKLFTIGWRRTRKPKRQSTPSDATACHQRGGSARSSRSLRVNQQGSLRTPAEPLSPQETTEVTITGSPNSEEAVSLGLAKNGLFRFFKDGISSSTWSVFDRWDRTRVVYVGTRISNMAHLIRLDQPNTECLVLPFPQIRPPLLLKADDASPSGTAADIVRDVTSLPAKDVRDSLVDAYFASINPLFPVVDEAAFRARYEEVGEQPSLMLLHAVLLAGAHVSMHPRVVPVRYMLKATLFRRAKQLFDMRHEHDRLHLVQTALLFTWHLQNGDTASSGGYFWAGVACRIAFGMGMHRNLPTATMDPVQNYMPTQDRHQWRRVWWTLFQVDALSALEHGRPPMIRVEDFDQEPLLVDDFIESNGLLNTTVDFRYCVKNIELCHIILGILSLGAPRVSRQTSLVVQAAPLKTRLVSWMLDLPSSITADTFADLTLRLHYHTATLHLYRFMSDDSTCADRVKHECLSIVNGSAGAIISILEAIRAKNMVGHCHFTALVALTAAAIHISKEIQRQLGDIGVMTALNDLHLLNRVCLAAEHLSEYWPNAEGIRKVFRSLLDRFTAIIHNIQQQHDEHSIGTPIETEVPEVNLPTILDSFCHLPVWQDDDPRWNDVLFHS; encoded by the exons ATGAACGCCGTCAAACT GTTTACCATCGGCTGGCGTCGGACGCGGAAGCCCAAGCGCCAGTCGACACCCTCTGATGCAACCGCCTGTCATCAGCGGGGTGGCAGTGCCAGGAGCAGTCGCTCATTGCGTGTCAATCAGCAGGGTTCACTGAGGACGCCCGCAGAACCGCTTTCACCACAGGAGACGACTGAAGTGACCATCACCGGCTCTCCAAACTCGGAGGAGGCCGTCTCTCTTGGACTGGCCAAAAATGGCCTCTTCCGATTCTTCAAGGACGGCATATCCTCCTCTACTTGGAGCGTCTTCGATCGATGGGACCGAACGAGGGTAGTCTATGTCGGCACACGCATCTCCAACATGGCTCACCTGATCCGCCTCGACCAGCCAAACACCGAATGCCTTGTCCTCCCGTTCCCGCAAATTCGTCCCCCACTGTTGTTAAAAGCGGACGATGCCTCGCCGAGCGGCACTGCTGCGGACATCGTCCGAGATGTGACATCCCTCCCCGCCAAGGACGTGCGGGAcagcctcgtcgatgccTACTTTGCCAGTATCAACCCGCTGTTCCCTGTCGTTGATGAGGCCGCCTTCCGCGCTCGGTACGAAGAGGTGGGCGAGCAGCCGTCGCTTATGCTTCTGcatgctgtgctgctggctggggcgCATGTGTCGATGCATCCCCGCGTAGTGCCGGTGCGCTACATGCTCAAGGCAACCCTTTTTCGTCGTGCCAAGCAGCTTTTCGACATGCGACACGAGCATGACCGGCTCCATCTGGTCCAAACCGCCCTTCTCTTCACCTGGCACCTGCAGAACGGGGATACGGCGAGCTCGGGTGGGTATTTCTGGGCTGGCGTCGCCTGCCGCATTGCTTTCGGCATGGGCATGCACAGGAACCTGCCTACCGCTACCATGGACCCAGTTCAGAACTACATGCCCACGCAGGACCGACATCAATGGAGACGCGTGTGGTGGACGTTGTTCCAGGTTGATGCGCTATCAGCCTTGGAGCACGGGCGGCCACCTATGATCCGGGTCGAGGACTTTGACCAAGAACCCCTCCTGGTTGACGATTTTATTGAGTCCAACGGTCTGCTGAATACGACGGTAGATTTCAGATATTGCGTCAAGAATATTGAACTCTGTCACATCATTCTGGGCATTCTCAGTCTCGGCGCGCCACGCGTGTCCAGGCAAACATCCCTCGTGGTGCAAGCGGCGCCATTGAAGACTAGGTTGGTGTCTTGGATGCTAGACTTGCCGTCGTCAATCACCGCGGACACGTTTGCGGACCTGACTCTGCGATTGCATTACCACACGGCGACGCTCCATCTTTACAGGTTCATGTCAGACGACAGCACCTGTGCAGACCGCGTCAAGCACGAATGCTTGTCCATCGTCAACGGCTCAGCGGGCGCCATCATCTCCATCTTGGAGGCGATTCGGGCTAAGAACATGGTTGGCCATTGCCATTTTACCGCCCTCGTGGCGCTGACTGCCGCGGCTATACACATATCAAAGGAGATCCAGCGTCAGTTAGGGGACATTGGCGTGATGACGGCACTCAACGATCTCCATCTCTTGAACAGGGTATGCCTCGCCGCTGAGCACTTGTCCGAGTACTGGCCAAACGCCGAGGGCATCAGAAAGGTCTTTCGTAGCCTGCTCGACCGATTCACAGCCATCATCCACAACAtccaacaacaacatgaTGAGCACTCAATTGGAACGCCCATAGAAACGGAAGTGCCAGAAGTAAATCTGCCTACAATCCTGGATTCCTTCTGCCACCTACCTGTGtggcaggacgacgaccctCGCTGGAACGATGTTTTGTTTCATTCATGA
- a CDS encoding Monoamine oxidase (EggNog:ENOG503NYHX~COG:Q) produces MSPPKPTNVMAIDPHGLFDSRPNFSHVASSAAGSRVVMTAGQVGADDKGVAPRDTVEQIQLAFYNLRRCLESFGASVTDIVKLVFYIVDYDHTRRQHTTPLQSFLQGHRPATTLVPVPKLAKPEFKFEVEAYVSLPQQPLQEVDVVVVGAGLSGLKAAYDIQQSGHTCAVVEARDRVGGKTWSSDRTDAGKFVDLGAAWINDTNQSEIFRLVQTLGLETVEQNTTGSVIQEDTDGTISQFQYGGLPQRLVEANGVANVTMLRDRAEEVCQTLDIRSPAQAGSHLDNLTFEDWVRSVTGSSESAMASARIWTRVMLGLEPHEMSALFFLNYCKSGGGLIQTRSDQKEGGQYLRLVKGTQSISIGLASLLQPGTITLNSPVRSIEQTQSAVHVTSTRRQYICKRVVVSVPTPLYKEITFTPQLPADKVELSQRNKLGYNNKVIVRYSSPWWRNYGLSGMLQSFAGPVCVTRDTSIERLGQFSLSCFCVGDWGRQLSKLSQEKRFETVITHIEKTLGSVSAGKVPLPVGIEEHEWQLDQWAQGCPCPASSPGATVRLERALRSTHGKVHFVGTETAYEWKGYMDGAVRSGARGADEVVTALNAAKL; encoded by the exons ATGTCTCCTCCGAAACCAACGAATGTCATGGCAATTGACCCGCATGGCCTCTTTGACAGTCGGCCAAATTTCTCCCATgtggccagctcggcggcgggcagccgaGTGGTCATGACCGCTGGCCAGGTCGGCGCGGATGACAAGGGCGTGGCTCCTAGGGACACCGTGGAACAGATTCAGCTGGCTTTCTACAACCTCAGAAGATGCCTCGAGTCATTTGGCGCATCCGTCACCGACATCGTCAAGCTTGTGTTTTACATCGTCGACTACGATCACACCAGGAGACAACACACAACGCCTCTCCAAAGTTTCCTCCAAGGACACCGGCCCGCGACAACGTTGGTCCCCGTGCCGAAGCTGGCCAAACCGGAATTCAAGTTTGAAGTTGAAGCCTACGTTTCATTGCCGCAGCAACCATTGCAAGAGGTggatgtcgtcgttgtcggaGCTGGTCTCAGTGGCCTCAAGGCGGCGTACGACATCCAACAGTCGGGGCACACGTGTGCAGTAGTCGAGGCTCGTGACAGGGTTGGGGGCAAGACATGGTCAAGCGACCGCACCGATGCTGGCAAGTTTGTTGacctcggcgcggcgtggaTCAATGACACAAACCAGTCCGAGATCTTCCGGCTTGTCCAAACCCTCGGGTTGGAGACGGTGGAGCAGAATACCACTGGGAGCGTGATTCAGGAGGATACCGATGGCACCATTTCACAGTTCCAGTACGGCGGACTACCGCAG AGACTTGTGGAGGCCAATGGCGTCGCAAACGTGACAATGCTGCGCGACAGAGCCGAAGAAGTTTGCCAAACTCTTGACATTCGGTCTCCAGCCCAGGCGGGTAGCCATCTAGACAACCTGACTTTTGAGGATTGGGTCAGATCGGTGACAGGCTCCAGCGAgtcggccatggcatcgGCTAGAATTTGGACCAGAGTGATGCTTGGTCTGGAGCCACATGAGATGAgcgccctcttcttcctcaatTACTGCAAAAGCGGTGGTGGATTGATCCAGACGCGGTCGGATCAGAAGGAGGGCGGCCAATACCTCCGCCTGGTGAAAG GCACCCAAAGCATATCCATTGGCCTAGCAAGTCTGCTGCAGCCGGGTACAATAACTCTCAACTCACCGGTGCGCTCTATTGAACAGACGCAGTCAGCCGTGCATGTCACGTCCACAAGACGGCAATACATCTGCAAACGCGTGGTTGTCTCGGTTCCCACGCCATTGTACAAAGAGATCACCTTTACTCCTCAACTACCGGCCGATAAAGTCGAACTGAGTCAACGCAATAAACTCGGCTACAACAACAAAGTCATCGTGCGCTATTCGAGTCCCTGGTGGCGAAACTACGGCCTTTCCGGTATGCTGCAGTCCTTTGCGGGCCCAGTCTGCGTGACCCGGGACACGAGCATTGAGAGGCTCGGGCAATTCTCGCTGTCATGCTTCTGCGTGGGCGACTGGGGTCGCCAGCTGTCAAAGCTTTCGCAGGAGAAGCGGTTCGAGACGGTTATCACACACATCGAGAAGACGCTCGGATCCGTGTCCGCTGGCAAGGTACCGCTGCCCGTGGGCATTGAGGAGCATGAGTGGCAATTGGACCAGTGGGCGCAAGGATGCCCttgcccggcgtcgtcgccgggggcCACGGTCCGGCTCGAAAGGGCCCTCAGGTCCACGCACGGCAAGGTACACTTTGTGGGCACAGAGACGGCGTACGAGTGGAAGGGATACATGGATGGGGCCGTGCGGTCTGGTGCGAGAGGCGCCGACGAAGTTGTCACCGCTCTCAACGCGGCCAAACTCTGA
- a CDS encoding uncharacterized protein (COG:I~COG:Q~TransMembrane:1 (o6-24i)~EggNog:ENOG503P0RE): MASYLYLASSASIAVIVYAAFKLVQHRRSYAHLPKPPGHSILFGHLKLFGDIVKLFPPGTHPQYYYTYLARKYSLPEVYYVDLWPLGPAQVVVTGPDAAAQVTAIRTYPMHPEVNRYLAPMVGDNVIAATNGPLWKKLHHMMAPAFTSRYVKTLLGTIADEVMLFHERLRQLSDAGHVFSMEEELSKLSFDVIGGIVFGVSFNAQQSGSLILDDLRAVLGLSQVVRETWNPATKLQAWWARRQAIRRSDDFLQNRLVERYRVMLEEKDLPTRQNARSILDRVLLERIENSNGTAEETLDGTFLTLAINNLKALLIGGHGTTTDTLSFVYMMLGLHPDVLQRMREEHDRVFAPSLAATRKVLDESPAKTNELEYTSAVIMETLRIFPVGFSIRESPPNEPNLRVGSRSYPMAGRMIVLCQHATHFDPNNYQDPSSFLPDRFLSSYDGPKAHRFAWRPFERGPRACMGQELAMDEMRIILLMTARWFDLEAAVRSETISKEPRVFYTDWDTKIGDLAFQELKMGASPRHGMAMRAQLSDRARV; encoded by the exons ATGGCCTCGTATCTTTACCTGGCCTCATCGGCAAGTATTGCCGTGATCGTGTATGCCGCCTTTAAACTTGTCCAGCATCGGAGATCCTATGCACATTTG CCAAAGCCACCGGGACACTCTATTCTATTCGGTCATCTAAAGCTTTTTGGGGACATCGTCAAATTATTTCCGCCCGGGACACATCCTCAATACTACTATACCTACCTCGCTCGCAAGTACTCGCTTCCCGAGGTCTATTATGTCGACTTGTGGCCCCTCGGGCCAGCGCAGGTCGTGGTCACCGGAcccgatgccgccgcacAGGTTACTGCTATCCGAACGTATCCGATGCACCCGGAAGTCAACCGATACTTGGCCCCAATGGTGGGAGACAACGTCATCGCAGCGACCAACGGACCCTTGTGGAAGAAGTTGCACCACATGATGGCGCCTGCATTCACTTCCAGATACGTCAAGACACTTCTTGGTACCATCGCCGACGAAGTCATGCTGTTTCACGAAAGACTGCGACAGCTTTCGGATGCAGGGCATGTCTTTTCCATGGAGGAAGAGCTGTCGAAGCTTAGTTTTGATGTCATCGGCGGCATTGTCTTCGGCGTCTCCTTCAACGCACAACAGTCGGGATCACTTATTCTCGATGATCTCAGAGCGGTCTTGGGTCTGTCGCAAGTTGTCCGCGAGACCTGGAACCCAGCAACAAAGCTTCAGGCGTGGTGGGCACGGCGGCAAGCGATCAGGCGCTCCGATGACTTTCTACAGAATAGGCTCGTGGAGAGGTATCGGGTCATGCTGGAAGAAAAGGACTTGCCTACTCGACAAAATGCTCGGAGTATTCTTGACCGTGTGTTACTCGAGCGAATTGAGAACAGTAACGGTACTGCTGAAGAGACCCTCGATGGTACCTTCCTGACATTAGCCATCAATAA TTTGAAGGCTCTGCTCATTGGGGGTCATGGGACCACAACGGATACGCTATCT TTTGTTTACATGATGCTTGGTCTTCACCCAGACGTGTTGCAGCGAATGCGCGAAGAGCATGATAGGGTGTTTGCTCCCAGCCTAGCTGCAACGCGTAAAGTGTTGGATGAGAGCCCCGCCAAGACGAACGAGCTCGAGTACACGTCCGCTGTGATCATGGAGACCTTGCGTATCTTCCCAGTAGGATTCTCGATTCGAGAATCACCACCGAACGA GCCGAACCTGCGTGTCGGATCGCGTTCATACCCAATGGCGGGGCGGATGATCGTTCTCTGTCAACACGCCACTCATTTCGACCCTAACAATTATCAAGACCCTTCATCGTTTTTACCGGACCGCTTCTTGAGTTCATATGACGGACCCAAGGCCCATCGATTCGCATGGCGCCCCTTTGAGCGGGGTCCACGAGCTTGTATGGGTCAAGAATTGGCAATGGACGAGATGCGAATCATACTGTTGATGACTGCTAGGTGGTTTGATCTCGAAGCAGCAGTGAGATCTGAAACCATAAGCAAGGAACCAAGAGTGTTCTACACAGACTGGGATACCAAGATTGGAGATCTTGCGTTTCAAGAGCTCAAGATGGGAGCCTCCCCGagacatggcatggcaatGAGAGCGCAGCTGTCGGACAGAGCTCGAGTGTGA
- a CDS encoding Mannan endo-1,4-beta-mannosidase (EggNog:ENOG503P09I~CAZy:GH5~SECRETED:SignalP(1-21~SECRETED:cutsite=ALA-AN~SECRETED:prob=0.7053)~COG:G), whose translation MKLNSILKGALALISLPLALAANSFSASDLYYAAGLTVDQQHTLLSGLQSAGVKVLRVWLDGQSGSVKGTPINGFNSLEGSSPASWDDTVLNRLDDFMANAHGYNALAANADFYGKWYGTGDFYTNSAAIGYFKNRIAHVMAHVNPHNGKPWSQSSEYIFAFEAQNEAMHDQENPTALQSWQCTMAQVIKDNLKGSTSILVSTGGGAWLANSLLDGYFSCVAMDVLAIHAYGVGDFATSALKPYVSRAQQAGKKLIMQEWGACYTTASNNNCNGGSPLNSATRDTNIKNWAASITAAGIPWFYWQILPNEDPHQDWDYEVGIGGVNWNTLKTAGLAAGQAQAAFDFSKWLL comes from the exons ATGAAGCTCAACTCAATCCTAAAGGGGGCCCTGGCTCTCATCAGCCTGCCACTGGCTCTCGCGGCCAACTCGTTCTCGGCGTCAGACCTGTACTATGCTGCAGGCCTGACTGTCGACCAACAGCACACGCTCCTCTCCGGCCTTCAGAGTGCGGGGGTAAAAGTGTTGCGGGTGTGGCTAGACG GGCAATCCGGGAGTGTCAAGGGAACACCCATCAACGGATTCAACAGTCTTGAAGGGAGCAGCCCGGCCAGTTGGGACGATACTGTCCTGAACCGTCTCGATGACTTCATGGCCAATGCTCATGG TTACAACGCTCTGGCCGCGAATGCCGATTTCTATGGAAAGTGGTACGGAACGGGAGACTTCTATACCAACAGTGCCGCCATCGGCTACTTCAAGAACAGGATTGCCCACGTCATGGCGCACGTAAACCCTCACAACGGCAAGCCCTGGAGCCAGAGCTCCGAGTACATCTTTGCATTCGAAGCTCAAAATGAAGCCATGCATGACCAG GAAAACCCCACGGCTCTGCAATCCTGGCAGTGTACTATGGCACAGGTGATCAAGGACAACTTAAAGGGAAGTACCTCAATCCTGGTCTCGACTGGTGGCGGTGCCTGGTTGGCCAACTCTCTGCTGGATGGGTACTTCTCGTGCGTAGCAATGGACGTGCTCGCCATTCATGCATATGGTGTCGGAGACTTTGCAACAAGCGCCCTCAAGCCATACGTCTCTCGagcgcagcaggcaggcaaaaAACTCATCATGCAGGAATGGGGCGCATGCTACACGACAGCGTCCAACAACAATTGCAACGGAGGCAGCCCGCTCAATTCCGCGACGCGCGACACCAACATCAAGAACTGGGCTGCCagcatcaccgccgcgggcatTCCTTGGTTCTACTGGCAGATACTTCCCAACGAGGACCCGCACCAGGACTGGGACTACGAGGTTGGTATTGGTGGTGTCAACTGGAACACATTGAAGAcggctggcctggctgccgGGCAGGCGCAGGCTGCGTTTGACTTTAGCAAATGGCTTTTGTGA
- a CDS encoding uncharacterized protein (COG:C~EggNog:ENOG503NVI4), with the protein MTAFISVHPGGSAVLLRHAGTDATASFDAVHPTEILDEYVGSVRVMGSLLAEQASNSAELEDASSESRLQQASNGEDPGDMVPVKHMLSLGEMETSAIRQLSPKALSYYASGTDDELTMRHNSSIFKQMLLRPRVFVDCRTCDLSTTILGEKVGLPIFISPAAMAKLAHPSGERGIAAACSSFNALQIISKNASISVPSIVAAGKGAVYAWQLYVLKDIAATERTLARIRAIPQVKFIVWGTEGGLTWHKTLEWLSTQTSLPIVLKGIQCHEDAYAATKFPSVKGIIVSNHGGRALGTAPTPVQVLLEMRKFCPEVFSKVEVMMDGGIHRGTDVVKALALGAKAVGIGRAALYGLALAGEEGVTRTLQSTQPTLEVTHHGKTNG; encoded by the exons ATGACAGCATTCATCTCAGTACATCCTGGCGGCTCAGCTGTCCTGCTTAGACACGCCGGGACGGACGCCACTGCCTCATTCGACGCAGTGCACCCTACAGAGATTCTCGATGAGTACGTCGGGTCGGTGCGCGTCATGGGCTCTCTGCTGGCAGAACAGGCATCGAACAGTGCCGAGTTGGAAGATGCATCATCAGAGTCTCGCCTACAGCAAGCGAGCAACGGTGAAGATCCGGGGGACATGGTGCCCGTCAAACATATGCTCAGCCTCGGCGAGATGGAGACAAGCGCCATCCGACAGCTCAGCCCCAAGGCGCTCTCGTACTACGCCTCGGGAACTGACGATGAGCTCACCATGAGACACAACAGCTCGATATTCAAGCAGATGCTTTTGCGTCCGCGGGTATTCGTGGATTGCAGAACCTGCGATCTTTCTACGACCATTCTAGGGGAGAAAGTCGGCTTGCCAATCTTCATAtcgcccgcggccatggcgaaaCTCGCCCATCCTTCCGGCGAGCGGGGCATAGCGGCGGCATGCTCCAGCTTCAATGCACTGCAGATCATAAGCAAGAATGCATCGATCTCGGTCCCCTCCATTGTCGCGGCAGGCAAGGGAGCTGTGTACGCCTGGCAGCTGTATGTGTTGAAAGACATTGCGGCAACGGAAAGAACTCTGGCGCGGATACGAGCAATTCCCCAGGTCAAGTTCATC GTATGGGGTACTGAGGGCGGCCTCACATGGCACAAGACCCTGGAGTGGCTCTCGACCCAGACCAGTCTTCCAATTGTTCTGAAGGGGATTCAGTGCCATGAGGACGCCTATGCTGCCACGAAATTCCCATCAGTCAAAGGCATCATCGTGTCAAAccacggcggcagggccCTCGGCACGGCACCGACTCCGGTGCAGGTGCTTCTGGAGATGAGGAAATTCTGCCCAGAGGTTTTTAGCAAGGTGGAAGtcatgatggatggcgggATTCATCGTGGCACCGATGTCGTCAAAGCTCTTGCGCTCGGCGCGAAAGCTGTCGGcattgggcgggcggcactGTATGGCCTTGCTCTAGctggcgaggaaggcgtGACGAGGACATTGCAAAGTACGCAACCTACTCTTGAAGTCACCCATCATGGAAAAACAAACGGCTGA